From Actinopolyspora lacussalsi, a single genomic window includes:
- a CDS encoding hypothetical protein (product_source=Hypo-rule applied; superfamily=103473; transmembrane_helix_parts=Outside_1_3,TMhelix_4_26,Inside_27_50,TMhelix_51_70,Outside_71_73,TMhelix_74_91,Inside_92_115), with protein sequence MDSFGVAWLVVAPLVGAMFMVYGALGWAGKVSASCWAPWTRANREGGRNQMLLGLIIGMNGVVAVVPGTGFGPLSALLAVTMVAFFTLSILHRRKYGPRPQPGSQSPYAAKRLAG encoded by the coding sequence ATGGACTCCTTCGGTGTCGCGTGGCTGGTGGTCGCGCCGCTCGTCGGCGCGATGTTCATGGTCTACGGCGCGCTCGGCTGGGCGGGTAAGGTCTCCGCCAGTTGCTGGGCGCCTTGGACCCGGGCGAACCGGGAGGGCGGCCGGAACCAGATGTTGCTCGGCCTGATCATCGGAATGAACGGTGTTGTGGCAGTCGTGCCCGGCACGGGATTCGGTCCGCTGAGTGCCCTGCTGGCGGTGACCATGGTCGCTTTCTTCACCCTGTCGATCCTGCACCGAAGGAAGTACGGTCCCCGGCCGCAGCCGGGTTCGCAGTCGCCCTACGCCGCGAAGCGGCTGGCGGGATGA
- a CDS encoding histidine ammonia-lyase (product_source=KO:K01745; cath_funfam=1.10.275.10,1.20.200.10; cog=COG2986; ko=KO:K01745; pfam=PF00221; superfamily=48557; tigrfam=TIGR01225), with protein sequence MRYNVEHPPTQHPVPGHSGTAPTEVGPEPLTVEQVMAVARGRASVRLSESAEQGIGDTRKHIDTLAAAEQPTYGVSTGFGALAIRHIPPERRAALQASFVRSHAAGAGDPVEPEVVRALMLLRLHTVATGRTGVRPETAHALAELLNSGIVPVVHEYGSLGCSGDLAPLAAVALALTGEGEVFDAAGARRPAAEALPEVGIRPVTLAEKEGLALTNGTDGMLGMLVLALRDLSELVDVADVTAAMSVEALLGTDRAFAADLQALRPHPGQAHSAARMRALLADSPVVASHRGPDCTRVQDAYSMRCSPQVHGSARDTIEHAATVAERELAAAIDNPVVLDDGRVESNGNFHGAPLAHVLDFLAIPLADVAGIAERRTDRMLDVARSQGLPAFLADDPGVDSGYMIAHYTQAGVVTDLKRAANPASVDSIPTSAMQEDHVSMGWSAARKLRTAVSGLRKVLAVELLTAARALDLRAPLRPAPATAAVRDLLRTQVSGPGPDEHVAPQILAAEQLLASGEVHRAAAEHVDPVLGGHS encoded by the coding sequence ATGCGGTACAACGTCGAGCATCCGCCCACCCAGCATCCGGTCCCGGGGCATTCCGGCACCGCGCCCACCGAGGTCGGGCCGGAACCACTCACCGTCGAACAGGTGATGGCGGTGGCCCGTGGGCGGGCGAGCGTGCGGCTCTCCGAATCGGCCGAGCAGGGCATCGGCGACACCCGCAAGCACATCGACACCCTCGCCGCCGCCGAACAACCCACCTACGGGGTCTCCACCGGCTTCGGCGCGCTGGCAATCCGCCACATCCCACCGGAACGGCGGGCCGCGCTGCAGGCGTCGTTCGTGCGCTCCCACGCGGCCGGGGCGGGCGATCCGGTGGAGCCGGAGGTGGTGCGCGCACTGATGCTGCTGCGGCTGCACACCGTGGCCACCGGCCGCACCGGGGTGCGCCCCGAGACCGCGCACGCGCTGGCCGAGCTGCTCAACTCCGGCATCGTCCCGGTGGTCCACGAGTACGGTTCGCTGGGCTGCTCCGGCGACCTGGCGCCGCTGGCCGCCGTGGCGCTGGCGCTGACCGGCGAGGGCGAGGTGTTCGACGCGGCGGGAGCGCGCAGGCCCGCGGCCGAGGCGCTGCCGGAGGTGGGAATCCGGCCGGTCACGCTGGCCGAGAAGGAAGGTCTCGCACTCACCAACGGCACCGACGGCATGCTGGGGATGCTGGTGCTGGCACTGCGCGACCTGTCCGAACTGGTCGACGTCGCCGACGTCACCGCCGCGATGAGCGTGGAGGCGCTGCTGGGCACCGACCGCGCGTTCGCGGCCGACCTGCAGGCGCTGCGCCCGCATCCGGGACAGGCCCACTCGGCCGCGCGGATGCGTGCGCTGCTCGCCGATTCACCCGTGGTGGCCAGTCACCGCGGACCCGACTGCACCCGGGTGCAGGACGCCTATTCGATGCGCTGCTCGCCCCAGGTGCACGGCTCCGCGCGCGACACCATCGAGCACGCCGCCACCGTCGCCGAACGCGAGCTCGCCGCCGCGATCGACAACCCGGTGGTGCTCGACGACGGGCGCGTGGAGTCCAACGGCAACTTCCACGGCGCGCCGCTGGCGCACGTGCTCGACTTCCTCGCGATACCGCTGGCCGACGTCGCGGGCATCGCCGAGCGCCGTACCGACCGGATGCTCGACGTCGCCAGGTCGCAGGGCCTGCCCGCCTTCCTCGCGGACGACCCCGGGGTGGACTCGGGCTACATGATCGCGCACTACACCCAGGCAGGCGTGGTCACCGACCTCAAGCGCGCGGCGAATCCCGCCTCGGTCGACTCCATCCCGACCAGCGCGATGCAGGAGGACCACGTGTCCATGGGCTGGTCGGCCGCCCGCAAGCTGCGCACCGCCGTGTCCGGGCTGCGCAAGGTGCTGGCCGTCGAGCTGCTGACAGCCGCCCGGGCGCTCGACCTGCGCGCGCCGCTGCGTCCGGCACCCGCCACGGCTGCGGTGCGCGACCTGCTGCGTACCCAGGTGTCCGGTCCGGGGCCGGACGAGCACGTCGCTCCCCAGATCCTGGCCGCCGAACAGCTGCTCGCCTCCGGTGAGGTCCACCGGGCGGCGGCCGAACACGTCGATCCCGTACTCGGAGGCCACTCGTGA
- a CDS encoding osmoprotectant transport system substrate-binding protein (product_source=KO:K05845; cleavage_site_network=SignalP-noTM; cog=COG1732; ko=KO:K05845; pfam=PF04069; superfamily=53850), protein MKRLVAPVVALVAATGLLSGCADPTESGADSGGPIVVGSANFSESQLLMEIYAEALRGTGAEVTTKGRIGAREVYVGAVRDGEISVIPEYTGNLLRHFEENASATGSERIYRELEGALPDSLRVLDYSAAENSDVLTVTSETAQTGLRSMSDLGSRCGDLVLGAPSEWAPRWKQRISEVYGCTFADIKNLEAGSVRVDALNDGRIQVANLFSTTAAIDRDNLATLDDPKNMFPAQNVLPLAHEGALNDERAEVLNRVSEQLTTADLTRMNKEMSVDKANPKDLAKRFVDQLEL, encoded by the coding sequence ATGAAGCGGCTGGTAGCACCGGTGGTCGCCTTGGTGGCCGCCACGGGACTGCTGTCCGGATGCGCCGATCCCACCGAGTCGGGTGCCGACTCGGGCGGGCCGATCGTCGTGGGATCGGCCAACTTCAGCGAGAGCCAGCTGTTGATGGAGATCTACGCCGAAGCGCTGCGCGGCACCGGTGCCGAGGTCACGACCAAGGGCCGCATCGGTGCTCGCGAGGTCTACGTCGGCGCGGTCCGCGACGGTGAGATCTCGGTGATTCCGGAGTACACGGGCAACCTGCTGCGGCACTTCGAGGAGAACGCCTCGGCCACCGGCTCCGAGAGGATCTACCGGGAGCTCGAGGGAGCGTTGCCGGACAGCCTCCGGGTGCTGGACTACTCCGCGGCTGAGAACTCCGACGTGCTCACGGTGACGAGCGAGACCGCCCAGACCGGGCTGCGTTCCATGTCGGATCTGGGATCGCGTTGTGGCGACCTCGTGCTGGGAGCGCCCTCCGAGTGGGCACCGCGCTGGAAGCAGCGCATCTCCGAGGTCTACGGCTGCACCTTCGCCGACATCAAGAACCTGGAAGCGGGCAGCGTTCGGGTCGACGCGCTCAACGACGGCCGTATCCAGGTGGCCAACCTGTTCAGCACCACGGCCGCGATCGACCGCGACAACCTGGCGACCCTGGACGACCCGAAGAACATGTTCCCCGCGCAGAACGTGCTGCCGCTGGCACACGAGGGGGCGTTGAACGACGAGCGGGCCGAGGTGCTCAACAGGGTTTCCGAACAGTTGACCACGGCCGATCTCACCCGCATGAACAAGGAGATGTCGGTGGACAAGGCCAATCCGAAGGATCTGGCCAAACGGTTCGTGGACCAACTCGAGCTCTGA
- a CDS encoding EmrB/QacA subfamily drug resistance transporter (product_source=TIGR00711; cath_funfam=1.20.1250.20,2.60.40.1120; cog=COG0477; pfam=PF07690,PF13620; superfamily=103473,49464; tigrfam=TIGR00711; transmembrane_helix_parts=Inside_1_35,TMhelix_36_58,Outside_59_72,TMhelix_73_95,Inside_96_101,TMhelix_102_124,Outside_125_127,TMhelix_128_150,Inside_151_161,TMhelix_162_184,Outside_185_188,TMhelix_189_211,Inside_212_223,TMhelix_224_246,Outside_247_249,TMhelix_250_272,Inside_273_290,TMhelix_291_313,Outside_314_327,TMhelix_328_350,Inside_351_356,TMhelix_357_379,Outside_380_388,TMhelix_389_411,Inside_412_488,TMhelix_489_511,Outside_512_853), with protein sequence MPNAAPSRARDATTSPTGEETSPPEEGTRLSQGRIWLIFVGLILSILLAALDQTIVSTALPTIAGDLDGFDRISWTVTAYLLGQVVTMPLYGKLGDLLGRKPVFLFSIGMFLLGSVLAGIAQSMNAFIAFRAVQGVGAGGLMVGAQSIIGEITSPRERGRYMSMLAPLIGIGTVLGPLLGGFFTEQLNWRWIFYINIPLGAVAITVVSLVLKLPGSDRSPRIDYPGAALMAGAVTCLVLVTSWGGTDYAWDSPTILGLLAGFVVLTVGWVFAERRATEPVIPLRLFTDRIFVICVSLGLAVGLAMFGAVTYIPTYLQIVGGAGATNSGLLMLPMVIGMMGASFLTGQLITQFGRYKIFPIYGTVLAGVGMYLLSTMGVETTRLQSGSYMVLLGAGIGSIMPVLTTAVQNSVSRADLGSATSGVNFFRQLGASVGTALVGTLFNSRLSGQLDQTLPPRLAEQASTDASSITPEALEKMPPQLRDGFVEAFAGALPPVFFYFVPLLGAAFVLALLQREKPLGTERNAEAGATSENQEHGAPARADAEPLDTRSETSRVETTAMTTASVTAAETGGLSGAEPAETAGPGAHGQLHDTAGRPLADTPITVIEPTGNQVAQTRTDGNGEYELTLPSPGNYLLVAASGEHAPGVRTIGVGDRSTRRDMTVGGSGIGDPTAAVTGTVTGSGDSGLSEATVTITDARGEVLDAVTTGPAGDYRLPRLEAGTYTLTASAPGHRPAAVAVTCGAGENTHHDLALSASGRIRGTVRARTDGTPLTELRLVLLDERGTSVAVTSPEVDGSYAFDGLPEGDYTLAARGPEPDSVRLRLTGGEGIDHDMELEYDTEPESVLPTPATP encoded by the coding sequence TTGCCGAACGCCGCGCCCTCGCGCGCCCGCGACGCGACCACGTCACCCACCGGGGAGGAAACCTCACCTCCGGAAGAGGGGACGCGGCTGAGTCAGGGCCGCATCTGGTTGATTTTCGTCGGTCTGATCCTGAGCATCCTGCTGGCGGCGCTGGACCAGACGATCGTGTCCACGGCGTTGCCCACGATCGCCGGTGACCTGGACGGTTTCGACCGGATCTCCTGGACGGTCACCGCCTATCTGCTCGGCCAGGTCGTCACCATGCCGTTGTACGGCAAGTTGGGGGACCTGCTCGGCCGCAAACCCGTTTTCCTGTTCTCCATCGGCATGTTCCTGCTCGGCTCCGTGCTGGCCGGAATCGCGCAGTCGATGAACGCCTTCATCGCCTTCCGCGCCGTCCAGGGAGTCGGGGCCGGTGGACTGATGGTCGGTGCGCAGTCGATCATCGGCGAGATCACCAGTCCCCGGGAGCGGGGACGCTACATGAGCATGCTGGCGCCGCTGATCGGAATCGGCACGGTGCTCGGGCCCCTGCTGGGCGGCTTCTTCACCGAGCAGCTGAACTGGCGCTGGATCTTCTACATCAACATTCCGCTGGGTGCGGTGGCGATCACCGTGGTCAGCCTGGTGCTCAAGCTTCCCGGCAGTGACCGGTCCCCGCGCATCGACTATCCCGGGGCGGCGCTGATGGCGGGAGCCGTCACGTGCCTGGTGCTTGTCACCAGCTGGGGCGGTACCGACTACGCCTGGGACAGCCCGACGATCCTCGGGCTGCTGGCCGGGTTCGTCGTACTGACCGTGGGCTGGGTCTTCGCCGAACGCCGCGCCACCGAACCGGTGATCCCGCTGCGGCTGTTCACCGACCGCATCTTCGTGATCTGCGTTTCGCTGGGTCTGGCGGTCGGGCTGGCCATGTTCGGAGCGGTGACCTACATCCCGACCTACCTGCAGATCGTCGGTGGCGCGGGAGCGACCAACTCCGGGCTGCTGATGTTGCCCATGGTCATCGGCATGATGGGGGCCTCGTTCCTCACCGGACAGCTGATCACGCAGTTCGGGCGCTACAAGATCTTCCCGATCTACGGCACGGTGCTGGCAGGCGTCGGGATGTACCTGCTTTCCACGATGGGCGTCGAAACCACCCGCTTGCAGTCGGGCAGCTACATGGTGCTGCTCGGCGCCGGGATCGGCTCCATCATGCCGGTGCTGACCACCGCCGTGCAGAACTCGGTGTCCCGCGCCGACCTGGGATCGGCGACCTCCGGGGTCAACTTCTTCCGGCAGCTCGGTGCCTCCGTGGGTACCGCGCTGGTGGGAACGCTGTTCAACAGCAGGCTGTCCGGCCAGCTGGACCAGACGCTGCCGCCGCGGTTGGCCGAGCAGGCCTCGACCGACGCCAGCAGCATCACCCCGGAGGCACTCGAGAAGATGCCGCCGCAGCTGCGCGACGGCTTCGTCGAGGCGTTCGCCGGAGCGCTGCCGCCGGTGTTCTTCTACTTCGTCCCGCTGCTGGGTGCGGCGTTCGTGCTCGCGCTGCTGCAGCGGGAGAAGCCGCTGGGCACCGAGCGCAACGCCGAGGCGGGTGCGACCTCCGAAAACCAGGAGCACGGCGCGCCCGCTCGTGCGGATGCCGAGCCGTTGGACACCCGGTCGGAAACCTCGCGGGTCGAGACCACGGCGATGACCACCGCCTCGGTGACCGCGGCGGAGACCGGCGGTTTATCCGGGGCCGAACCGGCTGAGACGGCAGGACCCGGCGCTCACGGGCAGCTGCACGACACCGCGGGGCGCCCCCTGGCGGACACACCGATAACCGTGATCGAGCCGACGGGCAATCAGGTGGCGCAGACTCGCACCGACGGGAACGGCGAGTACGAACTCACCCTGCCGAGCCCGGGAAACTACCTGCTCGTGGCCGCCTCCGGGGAACACGCTCCCGGAGTCCGCACGATCGGCGTCGGCGATCGGTCCACCCGTCGCGACATGACCGTGGGTGGCAGCGGAATCGGTGACCCCACAGCCGCCGTCACCGGCACTGTCACCGGCAGCGGTGACAGCGGGCTCTCCGAGGCCACGGTCACGATCACCGATGCCCGGGGAGAGGTGCTCGACGCGGTGACCACCGGACCGGCGGGGGACTACCGGCTTCCCCGGCTGGAGGCGGGCACCTACACGCTCACCGCCTCGGCCCCCGGACACCGGCCCGCTGCGGTTGCCGTGACGTGCGGGGCCGGGGAGAACACCCACCACGATCTCGCGCTGTCCGCCTCGGGGCGGATCCGGGGCACCGTGCGAGCCCGTACGGACGGCACCCCGCTGACCGAGCTCCGCCTGGTCCTGCTCGACGAGCGCGGTACCAGTGTGGCCGTGACCAGCCCGGAAGTCGACGGTAGCTACGCGTTCGACGGTCTTCCGGAAGGTGACTACACACTGGCGGCCCGTGGTCCCGAACCCGACTCGGTCCGGCTGCGCCTGACCGGTGGCGAGGGGATCGACCACGACATGGAGCTGGAGTACGACACCGAGCCCGAGAGCGTGCTCCCGACTCCCGCGACACCCTGA
- a CDS encoding DNA-binding IclR family transcriptional regulator (product_source=COG1414; cath_funfam=1.10.10.10,3.30.450.40; cog=COG1414; pfam=PF01614,PF09339; smart=SM00346; superfamily=46785,55781), producing MGSSSDVPALRRGLAVLRVLAARPGPVSAAVIARELELPRSTTYHLLAELTEAGFVTHLPEERRYGLGVASFELGSAYLRHEPLERLAGPLLRDLVDRVGYNAHLGVLHGNELLYLIKERPSRPQTLVTDVGVRLPAQLTASGRAMLAHLPRTQVRALFPRGDSFVLRTERGPRDLPELRRLLRREYRMGWSVEDGQITEGFASVASAAFDHGGRPTAAISVTMRHHCEPVETAAAESGRSRAPCGANWPELARLVRATADELTNRIGGRTGRGD from the coding sequence TTGGGATCCAGCAGCGACGTTCCGGCGCTGCGACGCGGACTCGCGGTGTTGCGAGTGCTGGCGGCACGGCCCGGACCGGTGTCGGCGGCGGTGATCGCGCGGGAGCTGGAGCTGCCCCGCTCCACGACCTATCACCTGCTGGCGGAGCTGACCGAGGCCGGTTTCGTGACCCACCTGCCCGAGGAACGGCGCTACGGGCTGGGGGTGGCGAGTTTCGAACTGGGTTCGGCCTACCTGCGGCACGAGCCGCTGGAACGGCTGGCCGGACCGTTGCTGCGGGATCTGGTGGACCGGGTGGGCTACAACGCACACCTCGGCGTACTGCACGGCAACGAACTGCTTTACCTGATCAAGGAACGGCCGTCACGACCGCAGACGCTGGTCACCGACGTGGGCGTGCGGCTACCCGCGCAACTGACCGCCTCGGGCAGAGCGATGCTGGCGCACCTGCCACGCACCCAGGTCCGGGCGCTGTTCCCCCGCGGGGACAGTTTCGTGCTGCGCACCGAGCGGGGACCGCGGGATCTTCCCGAGCTGCGGCGACTTCTCAGGCGGGAGTACCGGATGGGGTGGTCGGTGGAGGACGGCCAGATCACCGAGGGGTTCGCCTCGGTCGCCAGCGCGGCGTTCGATCACGGCGGGCGTCCCACCGCCGCCATCAGCGTCACCATGCGGCACCACTGCGAACCGGTCGAGACGGCCGCGGCGGAGAGCGGACGATCCCGCGCACCGTGCGGGGCGAACTGGCCGGAACTCGCCCGGCTGGTGCGGGCGACAGCCGACGAGCTGACCAACCGGATAGGTGGGCGAACCGGCCGAGGCGATTGA
- a CDS encoding AcrR family transcriptional regulator (product_source=COG1309; cath_funfam=1.10.10.60,1.10.8.60; cog=COG1309; pfam=PF00440; superfamily=46689) — protein sequence MTTTHVTAGAGLRERKKRATRRALRGAALRLAAAHGVDQVTVEAIGQEAGVSTRTFFNYFGSKEEALVGDGAELQCRISAALEAASDQPLLSILRRALHDAAVDVVDMREEMLLRKRLLSECPALLPQHMANFAAAERAIAEAVAEHLGVGVESELRPKLVAATVTTVARVTFQHWHGGSDAELDALIDEAFDRLQLGL from the coding sequence GTGACGACGACACACGTGACTGCCGGTGCGGGGCTTCGCGAGCGCAAGAAGCGGGCCACTCGCCGCGCGCTCCGCGGTGCGGCACTGCGACTGGCCGCGGCTCACGGTGTGGATCAGGTCACGGTAGAGGCGATCGGCCAGGAGGCCGGAGTCTCGACACGAACATTTTTCAACTACTTCGGCAGCAAGGAAGAAGCGCTGGTCGGTGACGGAGCCGAGCTCCAGTGCCGGATCAGCGCGGCCCTGGAGGCCGCCTCCGATCAGCCGTTGCTGTCGATCCTGCGACGGGCCCTGCACGATGCAGCGGTCGATGTCGTCGACATGCGCGAGGAGATGCTGTTGCGCAAACGGCTGCTCTCCGAGTGTCCGGCACTGTTGCCGCAGCACATGGCCAACTTCGCCGCCGCCGAACGCGCCATCGCCGAAGCGGTGGCGGAACACCTCGGCGTGGGCGTCGAGAGCGAGCTACGCCCCAAGCTGGTGGCGGCGACGGTCACCACGGTGGCTCGCGTGACCTTCCAGCACTGGCACGGCGGCAGTGACGCCGAACTCGACGCGTTGATCGACGAGGCCTTCGACCGTCTTCAGCTCGGCCTCTGA
- a CDS encoding SAM-dependent methyltransferase (product_source=COG0500; cath_funfam=3.40.50.150; cog=COG0500; pfam=PF13649; superfamily=53335) has translation MSHPHANATHHDAAHDHQHDRNQAEILELDAEVLAEHIDSIAAWLPVTAAPREIVDLGCGTGAGTFALLNHFPRARVTAVDSSPGHLQRLREKAQAAGLTERVRTVEADLDADRPDLGTPDLVWASASMHHMAEPDRALRRINEILAPGGLLAVVELAGFPRFLPENAPEERPGLEERCHAASERRHAEHLPHRGADWGPKLTAAGFTVVGERGVTVDIEGSRDEAVGRYALGSLRRIRGGIAETLAAEDLSALDRLLDTEGPGSILRRDDLAVRTERTVWAARSGT, from the coding sequence ATGAGCCACCCACACGCGAACGCGACTCACCACGATGCCGCGCACGACCACCAGCACGACCGGAATCAGGCCGAGATCCTCGAACTGGATGCGGAAGTGCTCGCCGAGCACATCGATTCGATCGCCGCGTGGCTGCCAGTCACGGCCGCTCCCCGCGAGATCGTGGACCTGGGCTGCGGGACGGGAGCAGGAACGTTCGCTCTGCTCAACCACTTTCCCAGGGCGCGCGTAACGGCGGTCGACTCCTCGCCGGGGCACCTCCAGCGGCTGCGTGAGAAGGCGCAGGCAGCGGGGTTGACGGAGCGCGTGCGCACCGTGGAGGCCGATCTCGACGCCGACCGGCCCGACCTCGGCACGCCGGACCTGGTGTGGGCGTCCGCATCGATGCACCACATGGCCGAGCCCGACCGCGCGCTGCGCCGGATCAACGAGATCCTCGCCCCCGGTGGACTGCTCGCCGTCGTCGAGCTGGCGGGCTTTCCCCGCTTCCTGCCCGAGAACGCCCCGGAAGAGCGCCCCGGCCTGGAGGAGCGTTGCCACGCCGCGAGCGAGCGCCGCCACGCCGAGCACCTGCCCCACCGGGGCGCTGACTGGGGGCCAAAGCTGACCGCCGCCGGCTTCACCGTGGTGGGCGAGCGCGGCGTCACCGTCGACATCGAGGGTTCCCGCGACGAAGCGGTCGGCAGGTACGCCCTCGGCAGCCTGCGACGCATCCGCGGCGGCATCGCCGAGACACTGGCGGCCGAGGACCTGAGTGCGCTCGACAGGTTGCTCGACACTGAGGGGCCGGGCAGCATCCTGCGCCGCGACGACCTCGCGGTGCGCACCGAACGCACCGTCTGGGCCGCGCGCTCCGGGACCTGA
- a CDS encoding osmoprotectant transport system permease protein (product_source=KO:K05846; cath_funfam=1.10.3720.10; cog=COG1174; ko=KO:K05846; pfam=PF00528; superfamily=161098; transmembrane_helix_parts=Outside_1_24,TMhelix_25_47,Inside_48_58,TMhelix_59_81,Outside_82_85,TMhelix_86_108,Inside_109_150,TMhelix_151_173,Outside_174_187,TMhelix_188_210,Inside_211_232) — translation MITDIAAWLLDPSNWTGDEGVLRQAWLHLLYCLFAVCAAALLAVPLGLYIGHTGRGSVFLVGFSNAMRALPTLGLVTGLAVLFRGSIALAALVVLAFPAVLSGTYAGVRAVPSQAVDAAKGMGMTSKQRLWQVELPNALTLLMGGVRNAMLQVMATTAVAAYVGLGGLGQLLIEGQTIGRYDQMASAAILIALLAVLVDLALAGLTWLLVPRGVTLTAANTGARPRGRRKQR, via the coding sequence TTGATCACCGACATAGCGGCTTGGCTGCTCGACCCGTCCAACTGGACCGGCGACGAAGGTGTGCTGCGCCAGGCGTGGCTGCACCTGCTCTACTGCTTGTTCGCGGTCTGCGCCGCTGCCCTGCTGGCGGTTCCGCTCGGCCTCTACATCGGACACACCGGTCGAGGTTCGGTGTTCCTCGTGGGATTCAGCAACGCCATGCGCGCCCTGCCCACACTTGGTCTGGTGACCGGGCTCGCGGTGTTGTTCCGGGGAAGCATCGCGCTGGCCGCGCTGGTGGTGCTCGCTTTTCCCGCGGTGCTGTCCGGCACCTACGCCGGGGTGCGTGCCGTTCCTTCCCAGGCGGTGGATGCCGCCAAGGGCATGGGCATGACCTCGAAGCAGCGGTTGTGGCAGGTGGAGCTTCCCAACGCGCTCACCCTGCTGATGGGCGGGGTGCGCAACGCGATGTTGCAGGTCATGGCGACCACGGCGGTGGCGGCTTACGTCGGCCTCGGCGGTCTGGGGCAGTTGTTGATCGAGGGGCAGACGATCGGGCGCTACGACCAGATGGCCTCGGCCGCGATCCTGATCGCGCTGCTGGCCGTGCTGGTCGATCTGGCACTGGCGGGGCTCACCTGGTTGCTCGTACCACGCGGGGTGACGCTTACCGCCGCGAACACCGGGGCACGGCCCCGAGGCAGGAGGAAACAACGATGA
- a CDS encoding hypothetical protein (product_source=Hypo-rule applied; superfamily=53146; transmembrane_helix_parts=Inside_1_4,TMhelix_5_27,Outside_28_74,TMhelix_75_94,Inside_95_113), with amino-acid sequence MTDWFLLVSLAVGFVGSAAAVLFGTLGWTGRVAVRPWARGTAASRAAGRNQLLLGLMISLNGANLMLPGQQGSKALGILAFAGIVGYFALLILHRHRYGPSPPPRSRFAEDRR; translated from the coding sequence ATGACGGACTGGTTCCTGCTCGTTTCCCTGGCGGTCGGATTCGTCGGAAGTGCTGCGGCCGTGCTGTTCGGGACCCTGGGCTGGACCGGGAGGGTGGCGGTACGCCCCTGGGCTCGCGGCACAGCCGCGAGTCGCGCGGCCGGGCGCAACCAGCTGCTGCTCGGGCTGATGATCTCGCTGAACGGTGCCAACCTGATGCTGCCGGGTCAGCAGGGATCGAAGGCGCTGGGCATCCTCGCGTTCGCGGGTATCGTCGGCTACTTCGCGCTGCTGATCCTGCACCGCCACCGGTACGGCCCATCCCCTCCGCCGAGGTCCCGGTTCGCCGAGGACCGTCGGTAG